One window from the genome of Epinephelus moara isolate mb chromosome 21, YSFRI_EMoa_1.0, whole genome shotgun sequence encodes:
- the LOC126409145 gene encoding solute carrier family 22 member 13-like isoform X2, giving the protein MEDGTFNRCFMFVPVDWDIGAIREYGLNETTRCQNGWVYHNTMYEATIVTDFNLVCNKAHMLQMAQTMLIAGILVGSVVFGPVAESFGRKRAVQIGGLIFCIFNIITPLCPNIHFYLACLFLAGFGGGGYRVSSIVLATEWIGPSKRSWGTCVTTLFSAVGQCVLPGVVYVVRDWRLSQLILMAPLGVIVFYIWFIPESARWLLSIGRTEEAKREIVKAASINKRPIPDSLLQKIAVNNAVQKDSIKVIFRSCLLTGSFFTVLVAWFSSNLAIYSLHFNMGTFGLNIFLIQVLFGVMEIPANLLAVWLLEVFGRRKLIISTLTAGALSAAVILAVPQEYAIVVTTLVVSARFFLIWSGTICSVFLQELFPTSVRQTVTALGNMSARGGGAMAPLLNMLAVFHWVLPIAIFSSLILVSAALCFLLPETRRKELPESAADSKNNRDVTATTTAGHKQTETRL; this is encoded by the exons ATGGAGGATGGGACCTTCAACAGGTGTTTCATGTTTGTCCCTGTGGACTGGGACATTGGTGCCATCAGGGAGTATGGACTCAATGAGACCACAAGGTGCCAGAATGGATGGGTGTACCACAACACAATGTATGAGGCCACCATAGTCACTGAT TTTAATCTCGTCTGTAACAAAGCTCACATGTTGCAAATGGCACAAACAATGTTAATAGCCGGTATTCTTGTTGGCTCCGTCGTGTTTGGACCTGTTGCTGAATC GTTTGGTCGTAAACGAGCAGTTCAGATCGGAGGACTTATATTTTGcatatttaatataataacACCACTATGCCCCAATATCCACTTCTATTTAGCATGCCTGTTCCTGGCTGGATTTGGAGGTGGAGGCTATCGAGTCAGCTCTATTGTACTGG CCACTGAGTGGATCGGGCCGTCCAAAAGATCATGGGGAACATGTGTGACGACGCTATTTAGTGCAGTTGGACAGTGTGTCCTCCCTGGTGTGGTCTACGTTGTCCGAGACTGGAGACTGTCTCAACTCATCTTAATGGCTCCACTTGGAGTGATTGTTTTCTACATATG GTTTATTCCTGAGTCAGCCAGGTGGCTGTTAAGCATAGGAAGGACAGAAGAGGCTAAACGAGAGATTGTCAAGGCAGCATCCATCAACAAACGCCCTATTCCGGACTCTCTTTTGCAAAAG ATTGCAGTGAACAATGCTGTGCAAAAGGATAGTATAAAGGTTATCTTCAGATCATGTCTACTGACTGGAAGTTTCTTCACTGTTTTGGTGGCATG GTTTTCATCGAACCTCGCCATATACTCCCTGCACTTCAACATGGGAACCTTTGGCTTGAACATCTtcttgatacaggtgttgtttGGTGTTATGGAAATACCAGCAAATTTACTTGCCGTGTGGCTGCTGGAGGTTTTTGGGAGAAGAAAATTAATTATATCAACACTTACGGCAGGAGCACTCTCTGCTGCAGTTATCCTAGCTGTCCCTCAAG AATATGCCATTGTTGTTACAACTTTAGTTGTCTCAGCTCGTTTTTTCCTGATCTGGTCTGGTACTATATGCAGTGTCTTTTTGCAGGAGTTGTTTCCGACATCTGTCAG ACAAACAGTCACAGCCTTGGGAAACATGTCAGCAAGAGGAGGGGGAGCAATGGCTCCACTGCTCAACATGTTGGCTGTGTTCCACTGGGTCTTACCCATTGCCATCTTTTCTAGCCTTATACTGGTCAGTGCAGCTCTGTGCTTTTTGCTTCCCGAGACCAGGAGAAAAGAGCTTCCGGAGTCGGCCGCTGATTCCAAAAACAATAG AGATGTTACCGCCACAACAACAGCAGgtcacaaacagacagaaacccGGCTGTAG
- the LOC126409145 gene encoding solute carrier family 22 member 13-like isoform X1, producing MADFGEILRNIGEFGLFQKITLIALGFTNFFQAFVLGALLFVEPDPERHCNTDWILQADSNLTTEEQLNLTLPRMEDGTFNRCFMFVPVDWDIGAIREYGLNETTRCQNGWVYHNTMYEATIVTDFNLVCNKAHMLQMAQTMLIAGILVGSVVFGPVAESFGRKRAVQIGGLIFCIFNIITPLCPNIHFYLACLFLAGFGGGGYRVSSIVLATEWIGPSKRSWGTCVTTLFSAVGQCVLPGVVYVVRDWRLSQLILMAPLGVIVFYIWFIPESARWLLSIGRTEEAKREIVKAASINKRPIPDSLLQKIAVNNAVQKDSIKVIFRSCLLTGSFFTVLVAWFSSNLAIYSLHFNMGTFGLNIFLIQVLFGVMEIPANLLAVWLLEVFGRRKLIISTLTAGALSAAVILAVPQEYAIVVTTLVVSARFFLIWSGTICSVFLQELFPTSVRQTVTALGNMSARGGGAMAPLLNMLAVFHWVLPIAIFSSLILVSAALCFLLPETRRKELPESAADSKNNRDVTATTTAGHKQTETRL from the exons ATGGCTGATTTTGGAGAAATCCTGAGGAACATTGGAGAATTTGGATTATTCCAGAAGATCACTCTGATTGCACTTGGCTTTACAAATTTTTTTCAGGCCTTTGTCTTGGGAGCTCTTCTTTTTGTTGAGCCAGATCCAGAGCGACACTGTAACACAGATTGGATCCTGCAGGCTGACTCTAACCTGaccacagaggagcagctgaatCTGACTCTGCCCCGGATGGAGGATGGGACCTTCAACAGGTGTTTCATGTTTGTCCCTGTGGACTGGGACATTGGTGCCATCAGGGAGTATGGACTCAATGAGACCACAAGGTGCCAGAATGGATGGGTGTACCACAACACAATGTATGAGGCCACCATAGTCACTGAT TTTAATCTCGTCTGTAACAAAGCTCACATGTTGCAAATGGCACAAACAATGTTAATAGCCGGTATTCTTGTTGGCTCCGTCGTGTTTGGACCTGTTGCTGAATC GTTTGGTCGTAAACGAGCAGTTCAGATCGGAGGACTTATATTTTGcatatttaatataataacACCACTATGCCCCAATATCCACTTCTATTTAGCATGCCTGTTCCTGGCTGGATTTGGAGGTGGAGGCTATCGAGTCAGCTCTATTGTACTGG CCACTGAGTGGATCGGGCCGTCCAAAAGATCATGGGGAACATGTGTGACGACGCTATTTAGTGCAGTTGGACAGTGTGTCCTCCCTGGTGTGGTCTACGTTGTCCGAGACTGGAGACTGTCTCAACTCATCTTAATGGCTCCACTTGGAGTGATTGTTTTCTACATATG GTTTATTCCTGAGTCAGCCAGGTGGCTGTTAAGCATAGGAAGGACAGAAGAGGCTAAACGAGAGATTGTCAAGGCAGCATCCATCAACAAACGCCCTATTCCGGACTCTCTTTTGCAAAAG ATTGCAGTGAACAATGCTGTGCAAAAGGATAGTATAAAGGTTATCTTCAGATCATGTCTACTGACTGGAAGTTTCTTCACTGTTTTGGTGGCATG GTTTTCATCGAACCTCGCCATATACTCCCTGCACTTCAACATGGGAACCTTTGGCTTGAACATCTtcttgatacaggtgttgtttGGTGTTATGGAAATACCAGCAAATTTACTTGCCGTGTGGCTGCTGGAGGTTTTTGGGAGAAGAAAATTAATTATATCAACACTTACGGCAGGAGCACTCTCTGCTGCAGTTATCCTAGCTGTCCCTCAAG AATATGCCATTGTTGTTACAACTTTAGTTGTCTCAGCTCGTTTTTTCCTGATCTGGTCTGGTACTATATGCAGTGTCTTTTTGCAGGAGTTGTTTCCGACATCTGTCAG ACAAACAGTCACAGCCTTGGGAAACATGTCAGCAAGAGGAGGGGGAGCAATGGCTCCACTGCTCAACATGTTGGCTGTGTTCCACTGGGTCTTACCCATTGCCATCTTTTCTAGCCTTATACTGGTCAGTGCAGCTCTGTGCTTTTTGCTTCCCGAGACCAGGAGAAAAGAGCTTCCGGAGTCGGCCGCTGATTCCAAAAACAATAG AGATGTTACCGCCACAACAACAGCAGgtcacaaacagacagaaacccGGCTGTAG